The Alcaligenes faecalis sequence GCGCCAAGGTGCAACGTGATCGGAAACCGTACCGACGCAGAAAATGGGCAAATCAACTTGCGCCAAAGAAACGATACGACCTTGAACCGGATAACGGTTTTGACTTAAATCATTATTCAAATACATGCGCCGCAAATACTGCGAATGCATAGTGGCTGGCATACGCGTGGCATCTGCATTCCAGGCCATTAAATCGCTCAAGGGGCGACGTTCGCCCAATAGATACTTATTAACCATGGGCGCCCACAATAAATCAGCGGAGCGCAGCATTTGAAAAGCAACTTCCATCTGATTGGCGCGCAAGTACCCCTCATCAGCCATCTGGGCTTCCAGCAGGCTGACCTGGCTCTCATCAATAAACAGGGACAAATCACCAGGTTCGGAAAAGTCGGTTTGAGCGGCAAAGAACGTCAGGGAAGCGAGCCTGTCGTCACCATCGCGTGCCATGGCGGCTGCGGCAATGGCCAGCAAGGTGCCACCCAGACAATAGCCAGTGGCGTGGATTTTCTGGCCGGGGACAATGGCATTCACTGCATCCAGACTGGCCTTCCAACCCAAACGAATGTAGTCGTCCATCCCGAAGGCATGATCTTGGGCACCAGGGTTTTTCCAGGACAGGCAAAATACGGTATGGCCTTGATCCACCAGGTATTTGATCAGGGAGTTTTGCTGGGACAAATCCAGAATGTAGTACTTCATGATCCAGGCCGGCACGATCAGAACAGGCTCTGGATGGACCTGCTTGGTAGTAGGCGTGTACTGGATCAGTTCGACCAGCTCGTTACGCAGCACCACCTTGCCCGGTGTAGCGGCGAGATCCTTGCCGACCACAAAATCTTCCGTACCTGCGGGGGGTTCACCGGCAAACTGGGCCTGCATATCCTGCTGCCAGTTTGCCAGGCCACGGCTGAAGTTATCCCCCTGTTCCGCAAGGGTTTTGTCCCACACCAAAGGATTGGTCCAAGCGAAGTTGCTGGGGCTGAGCATGTTCAGCCATTGCTCGGCACCGAAGGCAATCAGCTTTTGATGATGGGGTTCAACACCGGCCACACCTTCCGTGGCGCTTTGCCACCACTGCTGCTGCGCCTGATAGGTTTGTCGCAGCAAATTAAAAGGCCAGCGGTCCCAGGCGGGATCAGAAAAACGGCGATCAGTATAGACAGGCGTGGGGGTTTGTTCAGACCTTGGCGAAGACAACTGGGCCGATGCCGCCAGCTCCTCGCTCCATTCGAGGAACAACTGTTCCCACTGGCGTTGGGCCAACTGTCTTAACTGCTCTTGTTTGCCGGGGCTAAGGGCCAGATGACGTATCCAATCCATCCAGGCAAGAAATTGCGATTCAGGGGAGATGGAGCTCCAGATGCGAGCCCAGGCGGCTCGTGCGGATGCATCTAACTGCTCAGTCTGATCAAGGGACTGCCTGCTAACCATTGCCACTCCGCAAAAAGTACACAAAAAACAGATACGACTACTTAGTCTTTTTAATAGTACACCAGTTTACATCTAAACCTTTTGCATGCAGGCCTTTTAATAAAGAGCGATAAAAAACCTTTGCGTTAGATCAAGTTCATGACAGATAAAAAACCGTCAGCTTGAACCCCATTTTTTGTTATACCGTGACTTTTATGAAATAAGGAAATGAAAGCCAGTCAAAAACAAATAAATGTTTTAAAAAATTTTAGAAAACAAAACACGGCATTTCAATGAAACCAGTGGCTACCCAAACACAGAACAGAACCATTATTTCTGCAACTATGTGACAAAACAAGCAAAGCACCGCCTCTCATTCAACCTGGTTTACCATCCGCCTGGAACAAGCAGCCTGATATACTGCAGGCCCCATATCTTGCCCATCCACACAGGATGACATGACAGTCACGCACCCAAATAAGCCTCATAAAAACGAAAGCACAAACAAGCGACGTTACCTGCCCTCGGCCGAGCGCAAGCGAGAAATCCTGAAGGCCGCTTTTGACGAGTTTTCCCACCGGGGTTTTTTGGGAACTTCGCTTGAGCGCATCGCCGCCCGCGCTGGAATTTCCAAGTCCGGAATTTACGCCCACTACAACAGCAAAGATGACGTATTCGAGGACATGCTCCACTGCACGCTCCTGCCCCCCGAGAACAACACCTTTGAGCTTCCCGATACCTGCGAGGCAGACACCCTTTCCTGTCTTGTAGACGCATACCTCAAGCAAC is a genomic window containing:
- a CDS encoding alpha/beta fold hydrolase — encoded protein: MVSRQSLDQTEQLDASARAAWARIWSSISPESQFLAWMDWIRHLALSPGKQEQLRQLAQRQWEQLFLEWSEELAASAQLSSPRSEQTPTPVYTDRRFSDPAWDRWPFNLLRQTYQAQQQWWQSATEGVAGVEPHHQKLIAFGAEQWLNMLSPSNFAWTNPLVWDKTLAEQGDNFSRGLANWQQDMQAQFAGEPPAGTEDFVVGKDLAATPGKVVLRNELVELIQYTPTTKQVHPEPVLIVPAWIMKYYILDLSQQNSLIKYLVDQGHTVFCLSWKNPGAQDHAFGMDDYIRLGWKASLDAVNAIVPGQKIHATGYCLGGTLLAIAAAAMARDGDDRLASLTFFAAQTDFSEPGDLSLFIDESQVSLLEAQMADEGYLRANQMEVAFQMLRSADLLWAPMVNKYLLGERRPLSDLMAWNADATRMPATMHSQYLRRMYLNNDLSQNRYPVQGRIVSLAQVDLPIFCVGTVSDHVAPWRSVYKLHYLVPSEITFVLTTGGHNAGIVSEPGHPRRKYQIHTRAAGTAPVLVDDWQAQAESHQGSWWPAWTEWLKTRSGEAVKPPQMGAAKQGYTPVGPAPGQYVLVK